In the Rhizobium sp. CB3090 genome, one interval contains:
- a CDS encoding ABC transporter permease: protein MRVRPTGPIVPSSNIQGNALIVVIAIMAFLACLTLGAVSMVRSTAASWESQISREITIQIKPDDNLDMDKALASARDIALGFVGTKSGQIVDEAATARLLEPWLGAGLDLKELPVPRLVIITIDETHPPDFEAMRNLLKDQIPQATLDDHRTWVDRLVSMAHTTVLIGTGVLLLVFTAMVLTVVFATRGALSSNRHIVEVLHFVGAEGTFVATEFQKHFLKISLKGSAAGSALAALFFASAGFLQSRTIATPQTDQATALFGTFSVGALGYLGIFATMIIIALLTTVTARFTVMRTIYEIDLIRSDPGRTETVQN from the coding sequence ATGGCTTTCCTTGCCTGCCTGACGCTCGGCGCCGTCAGCATGGTGCGCTCGACGGCGGCAAGCTGGGAAAGCCAGATTTCCCGCGAAATCACCATCCAGATCAAGCCGGACGACAATCTCGACATGGACAAGGCGCTCGCCAGCGCCCGCGATATCGCGCTCGGTTTCGTCGGCACCAAAAGCGGCCAGATCGTCGACGAGGCGGCGACGGCTCGCCTGCTCGAACCCTGGCTCGGCGCCGGCCTCGACCTCAAGGAGCTGCCGGTCCCGCGCCTGGTGATCATCACCATCGACGAAACGCATCCCCCCGATTTCGAGGCGATGCGCAACCTCCTCAAGGATCAGATTCCGCAGGCAACGCTGGATGATCACCGCACCTGGGTCGATCGGCTCGTTTCGATGGCGCATACTACCGTCCTCATCGGCACCGGCGTGCTGCTCCTGGTTTTCACCGCCATGGTGCTGACCGTGGTTTTTGCCACACGCGGCGCGCTATCGAGCAACCGCCATATCGTCGAGGTGCTGCACTTCGTCGGCGCCGAGGGCACCTTCGTCGCCACCGAATTCCAGAAGCATTTCCTGAAGATCAGCCTGAAGGGCTCGGCTGCCGGCAGCGCGCTCGCCGCCCTGTTCTTCGCCAGTGCCGGTTTTCTGCAAAGCCGCACGATCGCCACGCCGCAGACCGATCAGGCAACCGCTCTGTTCGGCACATTCTCGGTCGGCGCGCTCGGCTATCTCGGCATTTTCGCCACCATGATCATCATCGCCCTGCTCACCACGGTCACGGCGCGCTTCACCGTCATGCGCACCATTTATGAGATCGATTTGATCCGCTCCGACCCCGGGAGGACCGAAACTGTGCAGAATTGA